Within the Halopelagius inordinatus genome, the region TCGCAAACACCAGTCGGCCGATTCCGTTTTCGACCATCGCGTCGAGGACGTTTTTCGTCCCCTCGATGTTCGTCTCGGAGACGGTCTCCCACTCCGAATCCGGCGACGACGCCCCCGCGAGGTGAATCACGACGTCGGCGTCGTCGATTTTGGCTGCGACGTCGTCCGGGTCGGTCACGTCTACGAGTTCGCTGTCTACTCCGTCGGTCTCCGAGTGAGTGAACGGAACGACGTCGTGGTCGTCGAAGGCCCCGAGGACTTCTCGGCCCACGCTGCCACCCGCGCCCGTGAGTGCGATGCGTGCCATCTCTCGTCTACGACGAGAGAGCAGACTCGAAAAACCGTTGTGGCCTCCGCAGCGGTTCTCTCGTGAACGACCCGGAGAACGGGGCGTTCGGAGCCTCAGATTCCGGACGCGGACGGACCGGCGACTCGGCGGAACGCGGCCTGAACCACCTCCGACAGCGCCGGGTGGACGTGGATGGTCTCGGCGAGAGTCGTCGCGTCCGCCCCTGCGGCGACGGCGGTGCTGACTTCGTGAATCAGCACAGACGCCTCCGGGCCGACGACGTGGACACCCAGTATCTCTCCGTCCTCGGCAACGATTGCCTTCGCGAACCCGCCCTTGTCGTCGAGTGCGCCTCCGAGTGCGTGGTCGTCGTAGGCGAACGTTCCGACTTCGTACTCGGTATCGTCGGCTATCTCGTCTTCCGTCTTTCCCAGGCTTCCCACCTCCGGCGACCCGAATATCGCGTGGGCCATCCCCGGATACGACACCGCTCTTTCGTTGCCTCGGACCGCGTTCTCGACGGCGTACTCGGCCTCCTTGTCGCCGGAGTGTTTGAACATGTAGTTGCCGGCGATGTCGCCGATAGCCCAGACCCCCTCCGCCGTGGTCCGCAGGTACTCGTCCGTCTTCACGAACCCCTTCTCGTCGGTTTCGATGCCGGCGGTCGAGACGTTCCATCGGTCCGCGTTCGGCTTTCGTCCGGTCGCGACGAGGAGTTGGTCGCCCCTGACGGCTATCTCGTCGCCTTCCTCCGATTCGGCCGTGACGCGCTTTTCCCCGTCGTCGTCGGCTATCTCGGTCACGCTGTACCCCAGACGGAGGTCGTGTTCCTCCCGGTACGCGTCGGTGACCTGTCGGGAGATATCCGCGTCTTCGCGGTCGACGAGCGTTTCGCCGCGGCCGACGACGGTCACGTCCGAGCCCATCTGCGAGAAGAAGTGGCTCATCTCGACGGCGATGTATCCGCCGCCGACCACCACCAGTCGGTCGGGGAGTCCGTCGATATCTCCCGTCAGCACCTCGGCGCTGGTGAGGAAATCGACCCGGTCGGTTCCGTCGATGGAGTCGGGGACCGTCGGTCGGGACCCGCCCGCGAGGACGATACGGTCCGCGGAAATCCGCTCGTCGGTGCCGTCGTCACCCCTCACATCGACTGTGCGTTCGTCGACGAAGCGCCCCTCGGAGCGATACCACGTGAGGCGGTCGTTCTCGCGGGCGCGTTCGGCCTTCGACTCCGCTTTCTCGGCCATCGTCTCCGCGACGCCGGATACGACGTCCGAGAACGCCACGTCGTCTATCGAGGCGTCGACGCCGAACCGGTCGGCGTGTCTGACGGTCTCTGCGACGTTCGCGCTGTGAATCAGTCGCTTCGACGGGTTACACCCGCGGTTGAGACAGGTCCCGCCGAGTCTTCCCCGTTCGACCAACGCGACGCGCAGTCCCTCTCGCGTCGCTTCCGACGCGACGATGTTTCCGGTTCCCCCGCCCAGAACGATCAGATCGTACTCCTCCATAGTATTCGGTGTGGATACCCTCCACCGCCACTTCTGCATTTGGGCGGTCCGTCCGAGGGAGAAACGCGCGTCTCGGCGACCGCGAGTCGGTCCGCGCCGCGGACGCGACGCGGCGACTGTGTCACTCGCCGTCAGATGTGACCGGCGGTGACGTAATACCCGTTCGCGCCCTATCGACGCCTATGAACGTCCTCGTCGTCGGCGGATCCGGATTCGTCGGAACCGAACTCTGCGCCGAACTGGTCGAACGCGGACACGCCGTCACCGTCCTCTCTCGGTCCCCGGAACTCGACGTCGAAGGCGACGTCCGGACCGTGAGCGGTGACGTGACCGACTACGACTCCGTGGAACCCGCGTTCGAGGGTCAGGACGCCGTCGTGAACCTCGTCGCCCTCTCGCCGTTGTTCAAACCCGACGGCGGCGACGAGATGCACGACAGGGTCCACCGCGGCGGCACCGAGAACGTCGTCGCCGCGGCGGAGGCACATGGCGTCGAGAGAGTCGTCCAGATGAGCGCACTCGGTGCCGACGCCGACGGTCCGACCGCCTACATCCGCGCGAAAGGCGACGCCGAACGGGCGGTCAGAGAGTCGTCGCTGGAGTGGGTCATCGTCCGCCCGTCGGTCGTGTTCGGCGAGGGCGGCGAGTTCGTCTCCTTCACGAAGATGCTCACGACGCCGTACGTGACCGGACTCCCCGGCGGCGGGGAGACGCGGTTCCAACCGATATGGGTCGGTGACCTCGCTCCGATGCTCGCGGACTGCGTCGAACGCGACGAACACGCCGGGCAGACGTACGAACTCGGGGGGCCGGAGGTTCTCACCCTCGCCGACGTCGCGAAACTCGTCTACCGCGCCGAGGGGAAGTCGCTTCGCGTCCTCCCGATTCCGATGTCGATGGCCCGTCTCGGTCTGACCGTCGGCGGGGCGGTTCCGAAGTTCCCGATGGGAGCCGACCAGTACCGGTCGCTCCAGTTCGACAACACGGTCACCGAGAACGACGTTCGCGCGTTCGGCGTCGACCCGACCGACCTCCGAACGCTCTCTGAGTATCTCGGCATCGGAGACGAGGTATCCGAGTCAGGACCCTCTCGGTCCGTCGAGAGCGCAGCGTAGATGGTCGCGACGCCGTCGCTTCGGGCCGTCGCCCGCGGGGCCGCCGGACTCGCCGGTGCGACCGGCGCGGCCGGGTTCCTCCACCTGATGGGCGCGTTCGGTCCGGTCACCTGTTGGACCGGGCGGTCCCAGACCGGCGACGGCGAGGTGACCGTCACGCGCGGTTGCTCGGCGGGTATCGACTATCTGTTCGGAAGCGGCGGAAACGCCCCGGTGTTGTTCTTCTGGGCGGTCGTTCTGCTCGTCGTCGTCGCTCTCGGCACCGCCGCGGTGTGGACGGGTCGTCGCCGGGCCGCGTGGGTGACCGTCGTCGTCGGCGTCGTCGTCTCCATCATCGGGGTGATGAGCATCGGGTGGTACTTCGTGCTCCCGACGCTCTGTCTCTCGGCCGCCGCGACGGCCCTCTCGGTCGACGCCCGCCGAAGCGGCGACGGCGGCGGCGAGGCGACGACCTGAGCGGCCGGAACCGGTCGCAGAGACGGACGACCGCCGCCGGTTCGTCGTCGCCGACCGTCTGCGAACCGAAGATGACGGAGTTTATGTCGGTGCTGACCCGACGCCCGACCATGGCTATCGAACCGGGCGACCGCGTCACAATCGAGTACGTGGGTCGCTTCGAGGACGGCAGCGTCTTCGACACGTCGGACTACGAAGTCGCAGAGGAGTCGGGTCTGTTGGGTGCGCGAGGCGAGGACCGTACCGACTACGCGCCGCTTTCGTTCACCGTCGGGGACGGGACGGTCATCGAGGGCTTGGCGGAGGGTCTCGTCGGATTGGACGCCGGAGCGGAGACCACCGTCTCCGTCCCGCCCGAGAAGGCCTACGGCGAGTTCGACGCCGACCGAGTTCGGACGTACGACGCGGAGTCGTTCGAGGGGATGGTCGGCCAGTCGCCCGAGGTCGGACTGCACGTCCACGCCGAGAACGGACTCCACGGCGACGTGACCGCCGTCCGCGACGACGCCGTCGAAGTCGATTTCAACCACGAACTCGCGGGGAAGACGCTCGTCTTCGACGTGGAAATCGTCGAGGTTCGGTGACCGAAAGGGCAACCGAATTATATAATTATATACTATCGGGAAAACTGATAAATACTCCGGCCGTCTGCTCGGACCATGGCTCTCCGAAGCGGTCGTTCCTCCCTCCTCCACCCGATTGCGGCGGAGTTCGCCCTCGTCACCGCCGCGTTGGTCGGATTCGTGCTGTGGCGACGCGTCGTGACGGCGTCTCTGTCGGCGGCGTTCGGCACACCCCCTGCACCGGGCGGACTCTTACTGTACGGGTTGGGATACGGCGGCCTCCTCGTCGCGGGACTCGCGGCGTTCGCCGGGGCGTACGCCGCCGTCCGCGACATCCCCCTCGGACTATCGTTCCCATCGCGTGCCGACCGGAGAGTGGTCGGAGCGACTGTCGCGGTCCCCCTCGTCCTCGTCGGAGTCACCAAACTCGTCGGGGTTCTCACGGACGTTCCCTACGGCTCTTTGACCAAGAGTTCCTACGCCGTCGACGCGCCGTTAGCCCCGGTCTTGCTCGTCGCCGGTCTGGGTCTCCTCGTCGGCGTCCCCGTCCTCGTGGTGGTCGGTCAGGTAGTCGTGCAAGGAAGCTTCGAACGGGCCGTCGGACGCAGTCAAGCCGTCGTCTGGACGACGCTCGTGACCGGGTTCGCGATGACGAGTTCCGACGGACTGACGACGGCTCCCGGAACCGGGAAACTCGTCGGGATCGCACTGTTCTCGTTGGCACTCGCCGTCGCCCTGTACGCGGCCGGACACGTCGCGCGTGCCGGACTTCGATATCTGGCGTACGCGCCCGTTCTGCTGTTCGTGGCACTCGTCGTCGCCTCGGGCGTCGCAGAAATCGACTCCGTTGCCGAGACTCTGTTCGCGGCGACGCATCTCGCGGTACTCGGTATCGCCGCCCACGCGTACGAACGAACCGACTCGCTCCTGCCGCCGGCACTCGCGTACGCCTCCCTGTCTCTGGCAAACGGGTTCGTCGTCTTCGCCTTCGAGGCCGGTCTGCGGTCGTGGTGACGGTCGGACGAATCTAGACGTCGAGAAGACAGACGAGATAGGGTAGTGCGAGGACGCCCCCCGACCGGAGCAGTATCGGCGTCCGTCGCGGGTCTCCGCTTTCCGTTCGGCGCGCTTCAGTCGCCGGAGACCGGTTCGGGGCGGTACGAGCGACTGATCGCTTTCCAGTGTCCGGCGGCGAACCGGTAGTAGGTGATGACCGCGGGAACGAACGTCTCCAGTATCAATCCCGCGTACAGCGCGCCGATTCCCAACGGGGCCACGGCGCCCAGATACGGGATGGAGACGGAGGCGGCGCCGAGGTAGGTGACGGGAAGCGCGAACACGTAGAGGCCGAGCACCTGCCCGTAGAACGGCCAACTGGTGTCACCGCTGGCTCTGAGGGGTCCGGTCGCCCCGCCGCTTACCCCGCGGAACACGACACTGACGCAGGCGACGACGACGAACGTCGTCACGAGGGGGAGAATCGTCGGGTCGCTCACGAAGACGCTCCCGACCTGTTCGGCGAAGACGAGCACCGACGCCGCGACCAGGACGTAGACGGCGGTTCCGAACCGGATGACGTCGTGACCGTACGCGTCGGCACCCTGTTCGTCACCGGTGCCGAGTTCCTGTCCGACGAGGCTGCTCGACGCCATCGAGAACCCCCATCCGGGGGTGTCCATCAGGTCGCGGACGCGGCGGGAGACGACGTACGCGGCGACGACGTTCGGACCGAACATCGCGACGATGGCGAGCATCGGGAACTGTGCCGCCCGGCGGGCGACGTTCGTGAACACGAGGGGAGCCCCGATGGTCAGGATGTCGCGGACTTCGCCGAGCGTCGTGTACGGCCGCCCGACGTCTACGGTCAGTGGGAACTCGCCCAACACCGGAAGCGTCCGACCGAACAACCCGGCGGCGAACACGGAGAGAGCGAGGACGTTCGCGACGACGGTTCCGATAGCCGCGCCGACGACGCCCATCTCGAAGCCGAATATCAGCACGACGTTGATGCCGATGTTGACGACGGCGCCGCCCGCGCGGACCATCATCGGCGTCCACGCGTCGTCGGCACCGACGAGTGCGCGACTCGCGACGAGGTTGAGAGCGGCGAACGGGACGCCGAACGCGACGACGCGGAGGTAGTCCGCGCCGTAGGCCAGTGACGCGCCGTCGCCACCGACGAGTCCGATCAGCGTCTCCGGAACCGCCCAATAGACGGCGACCAGCGGAAGCGTGAGAGCGACGACGACGATACCGCTCGTCGCCACCGCCATGGAGAGTGCGTCTTTGGCACCGGCCCCGTAGCGCTGCGAGACGAGGCTGATCGTCGCACCGGCGATACCGCTCCCGGCGGCGAACACGAGGCCCCAAAACGGCGTCGCGAACCCGACGCCGGCGATGGCGGCGGGTCCGAGTGCGATGCCGACCATCGCCACGTCCGCCGCGGACTTCGACATCCGGGTGATTCCCGTGACGATTCGCGGCCACGCTAGATCTGTCGTCTGTTCGACTCGCCGACGGTCCAAGAGCCCGAACTTCGCGAGTAGATAGCCGATGGAGAGCAGAATCCAACGGAACGGATTCGGTAATCGTCTTCCTGAAACTGCCACGCTTGCGACTCGGAACTGCGGCGGTAAAGGGCTTCATATCTCGCCGGTATTTCAGGAACTATACGGATGTTTTAGGCGCCATCGACGCCTCTGAGGCCGAGATAGGGTTTGACACACAGTGGAAAAATCGGGCGGACTCAGACGGGTCTCACTGGGGGGACGGACCGACTGCGTCGGCGGCCGTTCGAAGTCCGAACGCGGCTAGCGCGGCCACCCACGGAAGCGAGTACAGCCAATACGTGTCGTACGGCCTGACGAACAGAAACGCGCCGAACAGACACGCGGAACCGAGGACGAGTCGCTGAAGCGCGCGCCGTTCGCCGTCTCGTTTCGAGGGTGGTACGCATCGAGCGAGAACCGCCGCCGCTCCGCCGGCCGAGAGAAGCAAGAGCGGTGACAGACGGGTCACGAGTTCGAGAGTGTACACCCTCCACGCGCGGACCCCCACCCAAACGGAGGGGCCGTAGGCGGTGAAGTAGTTCTGCGCGAGGCCGGTACTCCAGTAGACGCTCCCGACGAACGACGGCACCCCCCACAGCACCAAGACGGCACCGTAGGTAACGAGGACGAGACTCCCGCCCGCGACAGCGAACCTGACGAACCACGTTCGGACCGAACGTCTCTGCTGTCTCCGGTGCAATCCGTACCAGACGACGACGGGGACGCCGAAGACGAGGTACTGCGAGAAGAGTATCGACGCGGCGGCCGCGGCCCCGCGGAGTCCGGGACGTCGGAGCGTCAACGCGACGAAGAACGCGCAGACGGCGAACGACCTGACGTTGATGGCGTGTCCCTTCACCAACGGGAGGGCCAGAAGGAACGCGCCGGCGGCGACTGCGCCGGTCGTCCGCATCGAACTGCGGGCGAACAGGCGATAGAGGAGCACCGCGCTGAGTCCGTTCGCGAGTGCGACGCACGAGAGGAACGCGAACTGGTAGGCGTCCGTGGTCGCCAAGAGGACGTTGAGAAACTCGAACAACGGGGGTTTGTTGTCCGTCGCCGGTTCGACGTACAACGGCGCGCCGTCGAGGACGGCCTTCGCAACGGGTCGCCAGACGAGGGCGGCGTCCGGGTGAGGGTCCACACTCCCGACGAGGAGGCGGAAGTACCGCACGCTCGCTTGCGTCAGCGTCGCCGCGAGGAAGGAGACGCCGAGCACTACGTCCCGGAGGGGGACGTCGTGGGCGTGTCCCGGAAGCGTCGGCGCGGAAGTCGAGTCCGAGGGCACCGCTCGAATATCTAACGGCTGACACTAAACTGTTCGCGATCGAGCGACGACTCCTCACCCGGCCTCGGTGGACGGTGCGACGACTTCGATGGTGCCCGTCGCCCCGACGGTCTCGTGAGGTGCGCAGTGGAACCGGTACGTCCCCGGGACGGTGAACGTGTGTTCGTGCCGGTACCCCTCGTCGTAGGCCTCTTCCCGGCCGTCCGGCGTCCCCCGCCAGTCGGCGCCGTCGGGCTGTTTCTCGACGACGATGTTGTGCGAGTTCGTCTTCCAGACGAAGACGACGGTGGTGTCCGCGTCGATTCGGAGGGGTGAATCCGTCCCGGGGACGAACCCGAACGTCCCCTCGGGTCCGACTGCGACCGTCACTCGTTCGGACCGACCGGCGGTCGCCGTCGGCGACTCCGTCTCGTCGCGTCGGTCGGCGGCTTTCTCTATCCTCCGTCGGAGACATCCCGAGACGGCAATCGTCCCGACGGCGGCGCGGAGAAATCGGCGGCGCGGCCGCGTCCCGTCCCCCCGTCCGCGCCTGCGGTCGTCCATGAGTCGGACGAGGGTACGCCCCCGCCGGGAATATCTGTTTGGTCGCGTCGGCGGCGAACCGCCACGCCTCCACCCGTCACTCGTCGTCCGAGTCGTCGGCGACTCCCGTCCTCGACAGCGACACCCTCTCCACCGACCCGTCTACCCCCCGGACCAGAGCGTCGATGGACGATTCGGTCGCCACCGTTATCGATTCCCCGCCGGACCCGTCGAGGTTCACGCGGATGGTGTTCACGTTGACGACGTTCCCTCGCCGCACGGGGCGTTCGGTTCGGGTGTGCCCGATCACCTGCGCCGGGGCGTCGTCGTCCATGTACTGAAAGTCCATCCACAGGAGACCGGCACCCGGCCCCCTGACGGCGTCGGACCCCGACGACCCCATGCCGACGATTTCCTCTGCGACGTCGTACGCCTCTTCTTGGGCGTCGAACCACCCGTTCGGACCCCCTTCGAGTCCGCGCTTCAGTATCTCGCCCGCCTCGCGGAGCGTCGCGTTCACCTCCGAAATCGAGAACGGACGGTTCGACCCCGCGTGGACGTACGTCCGACCGTACGCCTCGAACGCGGCGCTGAGTCGCCCGGCGGCGACGTCGTCGACGAGTCGTCGCAGGATATCGTCCGGCGGGTCGGCGGAGTACCAGTGCGACCAGTGGTAGACGTACGGAAAGAGGGCGTTCGCCTCGTGGTTGCCCAGTAGGTGGACGACGTGGCCGTCGGGGGCCTCGTCGCGGAGTCGCCAGACCGTCTCCAACGTCTCCGTGTTCGAGGGGCCGCGGTCGATGGTGTCGCCGAGGAACACGAGGACGTACTCGTCGCCGCCCGCCCAGTGGAGTCGCCCCTCGTCGTCCGCCTCGACGAGTGGCCGGTCGAACGCCTCGCCGACGAGTTCGAGTGCGGACCGCGCGTCCGAGAGATAGCCGTGGATGTCGGAGAGAGACACCACCGTCGGCGCGTCCGCGTCGATGTCGGAAAGCGACTCGGGGGCGCGCCCCTCCGGTTCGTCGGGCGTCATCGCGTCCCCACCCCCGAGGTGGCCGCCCGACGCCGGCGGGGCGGGCGCAAAACGCCTCTCGCCTCGCCCGTCGCGGAGTCGTCGATTCGGCCCTGTTCGCTCCCGAAGCGACCGACGCCAACGCTGTCTGGTCCGAGTTCCATACACCGACCGACCGCGAGAGGCAACATAATCGCTCGGGTAGCGTCACGCTCGGCGACGCCCGCCGCCGGACTCTCGCTCGGCGTACGCCGTTATCAACCGCCGTTCGATGCGCTGGAGTCGGTCGCTCACCGTCCCGGCCGCGAGGCCGAGTTCGTCGGCGAGTTCCCGGTGCGTCGTCTCTCGCGGTACCTCGTAGTATCCCGCTCGAACCGCGAGTTCGAGGAGACGCATCTGCCCGTCGGTCAACTCGGCGAGTCGTCCCGTGTCCGGGTCGTACGTTCCGATCTGTTCGAGTTCGAACTCGACGGCTCCCGGGAGGTCGGAAACCGCCCGCTGGATGCCGTCGTTCGTCCCGATGACGGTCAGGCGGTAGCTCTGTCTTCCGTCCACGAGTCGGTGCTCTATCGGCCATTCGAGGACGATGTCGTGCGCGTAGAGAATCGGGAGCAGTTCGCCGATGAGTCCGATGCTCCGACAGTGGAGGTACGCGACGCCGCTTTCGTCCGTCCCCGTCACGTCGAACCTGACGACTTCCTCCGAGGCGGCCAACAGGTCCGCCGCAGCGGAGAGGTCGCCCTCCACGTCGACGAGTCCGATGTACTGACCGTCCTCTATGGGTCCCATGTGCCGGGTCGATTCGATAGCCACGCGGTCGGAGCGAGCGAAGCGGTCGAGAACCGGCGCTATCTGTACGTCCCCTTCGGTCAGCGTGAGTGTGGCGTATCTCATCGGTCGGCGAGTTCCCTCGCTCGTCCGGTCGTTCGCCTCGGCCCGATGTAAAACTGTTTCTAGCATCCTAGGAAGTAGGCCCAAACGGACCCCACTCCTAGGACTACTCGATGAGAAACGAGACTACGTCGGGCGAGACACCGCCCGGTCCCCGGGGACTCCCGGTTCTCGGGGCCGACCCCGCGATGATTCGCGGCGGTTTGGATTTCACGTCGCGAATGGCCCACGAGTACGGCGACGTCGTCCACTGGGACGGCATCCGCGGGGACGTCTACCAACTCAACCACCCCGACGACATCGAACGCGTTCTCGTTCAGAACAACCAAAACTACGTGAAGGGCGAGAGCTTCCAGAAGATTCTCGGCCCGTTGACCGGAAACGGCATCCTCAACAGCGAAGGCGAGGAGTGGCGGCGGAACCGTCACCTCGTCCAACCGGCGTTCCACCCGGACCGTATCCGGGCGTACGCCGAGATGATGACCGACTTCACCGAGGAGATGTGTCGGTCGTGGTCCGACGGCGAGACGCTGTCGATTCACGACGACATGATGGAGTTGACCCTCCGCATCGTCGCGAAGGCGCTGTTCGGCGTCGACGTCGAGGACCGATTCGACGAGATAAGTGCGGCGATAGATACGTTCCTCCCCGCCACGTCGAGTCTCCCGAACGTGCTTCTCCCCGAGGAGGTTCCGCTCCCCTCGCGCAGAAAAATGCGCGACGCGCGACAGACGCTCGACGACGTGGTTTCGGAGATAATCCGCGAACGTCGCGCCGACCCCGGCGAGGACGTCGTCTCGATGCTGCTCTCGGCGGCCGACGACGAGGGGAACACGCTCGGAGACGATCAGATTCACGACGAGATAATCACGCTCCTCACCGCGGGCCACGAGACGACGGCCGTTTCGATGACGTACACGGCGTATCTCCTCTCGCAGCATCCGAAGGTCGAACAGCGACTCGTCGAGGAACTCGACGAGGTTCTCGGCGGACGGACGCCGGAGATGACCGACCTCTCGGACCTGACGTACACGGAACAGGTGATCAAAGAGTCGATGCGCCTCTACCCCCCGGTCCCCCGCATCGTCCGCGAAGCGGTCGAACCCGACACACTCGGCGGGTACGACGTCCCCGCCGGAGCGACCATCCAGATGAGTCAGTGGGTCGTCCACCGCGACTCGCGGTGGTACGACGACGCTCTCTCTTTCGAGCCCGAACGCTGGACGGACGAGTTGGAGTCGTCGCTCCCTCGAATGGGCTACTTCCCCTTCGGGGCCGGTCCGCGCCGGTGCATCGGCGACCGGTTCGCCATGCTCGAAGCGAGACTCTTGCTCGCGACCATCTACCAGAACTACCACCTCGAACTGGTTTCCGACCGGAATCTCGAAGTGATACCGACGGTGACCTCGCGACCCAAAGAGGACGTCGTGATGGTCGCCCACGAGCGTTCGGCCGACTGAGTTCGGCCTGCAAGAACGTATATCCGTCTCTGTACCCCCGTATCGGTATGGCCGCGTACCAGTGCTCCGCGTGCGGAGAGACGGTTCCGAGGGCGAGGCGATGCGTCGAGTGCGGCGACGACACCGGTTTCGACTGCGCTCCGTCGGCGGACGCGTACTTGGACGGGTTGACGAGACGACTCAGCGAGCAAGCGGCCGCGGCGAGTCACGATAGCCTCTCGTTCGACGCCCTCCGCTCGGATTACGACGCGTACGACAGACCGCTCGGCGGGTATCTGTACCCCGGCGAACAGCCGGTGGCGGTGTTCCGACTGGGCAAGACCGAAATCGCGGGTCACGCGTCGGATTCGTGGACGGTGACGGCGGGACTCTTGAAGTCTGGCCACCTCCTCGTGACCGAAGACCGCCTCCTCTCCGTGACGCCGGACACCCCCGCGACGCAACTCGTCCCCGTCGATTTCGCCGACGTGGTGGCCGTCGAGCGAGAGTCCACGTGGCTCGACTCCGTGCTCTCCGTCGAACTCGCCGACGGCTACGCCTACGAGTACCACCTCGAACGGACCCCCGACGAAGAGATGGACTCGGCGCTGACGTTGCTTCGAGAACTGAGCGACGAGCGGAGTTCCGCGGACTCGCGGGCCGCCCGGTTCCTTCGAGACGCGGACGACGTCGTCGCGGAGGGCGACTCCGCCGAGGCCGTCCTTCGCGACGTCGCCGCCCTGTTCGCCGAACGTGACGAGGAGACCGTATTCGACCGTCACGTCGCCGAATCGGACTCCGTCGACGAACTGTTCGCCGCCATCTCGAACTCGCCGGGCGTGGCCTCGCCGAAGGACGGGGAGGCGAGCGACGCCGAAGGCGGACTTCCCGTTCGCCGCCCGCGGTTCTCGGCCCTGCGACACAGAGTCGCGTACACCGCACAGAACGCGGACCCCGCCGAGGTGGGCAAGTACACGCTCGCCGCCGGACTCGGGTTCGGCGCGGCCGCCGTCTCGGCCCCTATCTCCACGACGGTCGGTCTCGCGGCCATCGCGGCGGGCGGGGCCGCGACGGGAGCGTACGCGAGCGCTCACCCGGAGTCGTTGGCCGCCCGAATCGACCCTATCGCGCTCGCACTCAGCGCGAAAACCACCGGTCGGCGCT harbors:
- a CDS encoding C1 domain-containing protein; translated protein: MAAYQCSACGETVPRARRCVECGDDTGFDCAPSADAYLDGLTRRLSEQAAAASHDSLSFDALRSDYDAYDRPLGGYLYPGEQPVAVFRLGKTEIAGHASDSWTVTAGLLKSGHLLVTEDRLLSVTPDTPATQLVPVDFADVVAVERESTWLDSVLSVELADGYAYEYHLERTPDEEMDSALTLLRELSDERSSADSRAARFLRDADDVVAEGDSAEAVLRDVAALFAERDEETVFDRHVAESDSVDELFAAISNSPGVASPKDGEASDAEGGLPVRRPRFSALRHRVAYTAQNADPAEVGKYTLAAGLGFGAAAVSAPISTTVGLAAIAAGGAATGAYASAHPESLAARIDPIALALSAKTTGRRWDASSLPAGAGTGAAVGALEHLGDESVPPEYARWFADADFDAIVEGAELAAREASRSEAHGSPNRAAMLGGGIGLASGYVDDATLEELRELLDDDLYEALLPADESGETETE